A window of the Sphingomonas piscis genome harbors these coding sequences:
- the secB gene encoding protein-export chaperone SecB produces MADQDPTSNGIGAEGAGDGIQVATLHQYIKDLSVESPSAPQVFQWQSQPAIDVQFQINVEKPVEDVHEVALKIEVAARSDQGTHFLVDLTYAGIFGLRNVPEEAVSAFVLAEAPRLLFPFARQIIAEATQNAGFPPLLLEPIDFGAAYMAQMQALQEQGQADPALSQQPTADSNV; encoded by the coding sequence ATGGCGGACCAGGATCCCACCTCCAACGGCATTGGCGCGGAGGGCGCGGGCGACGGCATCCAGGTTGCGACCTTGCATCAGTATATCAAGGACTTGTCGGTCGAAAGCCCGAGCGCGCCGCAGGTTTTCCAGTGGCAGAGCCAACCGGCCATCGACGTTCAGTTCCAGATCAACGTGGAAAAGCCGGTCGAGGACGTTCACGAAGTCGCGTTGAAGATCGAGGTCGCCGCGCGCTCCGATCAGGGAACCCATTTTCTCGTCGACTTGACCTACGCCGGCATCTTCGGCCTTCGCAACGTTCCCGAAGAGGCCGTGTCGGCGTTCGTGCTGGCCGAGGCGCCGCGCCTGCTTTTCCCCTTCGCTCGCCAGATCATTGCCGAGGCGACGCAGAATGCGGGTTTCCCGCCGCTGCTTCTGGAGCCGATCGATTTCGGGGCCGCCTACATGGCGCAGATGCAGGCGCTGCAGGAGCAGGGTCAGGCGGATCCGGCGCTGAG
- a CDS encoding Tim44/TimA family putative adaptor protein has protein sequence MTVIIILALIAVFIGLRLYSVLGERTGHEQQPILKPAEPDARIEPRQAATAFAPAPNADPAGMNFVPTAGPAIRAILAADPAFDVARFLEGAKSAYGMVLEAFWKGDTETLRRFVDGHVLETFEAAIEDRKSQGLVLDNRLVSIDHATIVSAQLERQIAVVGVRFEADIAAVTRNADGEVVAGSLSDAVQTRDVWTFRRDVSSTDPNWILVETDEEE, from the coding sequence TTGACCGTCATCATCATCCTTGCCCTGATCGCCGTCTTCATCGGCCTGAGGCTCTACAGCGTTCTTGGCGAGCGTACCGGCCATGAACAGCAGCCGATCTTGAAACCTGCCGAGCCCGATGCGCGGATCGAGCCGCGCCAGGCGGCGACGGCTTTCGCTCCAGCGCCAAACGCGGATCCCGCCGGCATGAATTTCGTGCCGACCGCCGGCCCGGCAATTCGCGCGATCCTTGCCGCGGATCCCGCCTTCGATGTGGCTCGCTTTCTCGAAGGCGCCAAGTCTGCATACGGCATGGTCCTTGAAGCCTTCTGGAAAGGCGATACGGAAACGTTGCGCCGCTTCGTCGACGGGCACGTTTTGGAGACGTTCGAAGCCGCCATCGAGGATCGCAAGTCTCAGGGCCTGGTTCTCGACAATCGGCTGGTCTCGATCGACCATGCGACCATCGTCAGCGCGCAGCTTGAGCGTCAGATCGCGGTCGTAGGCGTGCGCTTCGAAGCAGATATCGCTGCCGTCACCCGCAATGCGGACGGCGAGGTGGTCGCAGGCTCCCTCAGCGACGCGGTGCAAACGCGCGATGTGTGGACCTTCCGCCGCGACGTCAGTTCGACCGACCCGAATTGGATCCTGGTCGAGACCGACGAGGAAGAGTGA
- a CDS encoding glutathione S-transferase family protein yields MLKLIIGNRAYSSWSFRGWLACKQSGEEFEELVVPMFDADWEKRREGDEFAPSLGKVPILWDGDCVVWDSLAIIEFLADRNGRELFWPEDDGARGMARSMAAEMHSSFAALRRELPMNVRKSFATREFEGEVRGDIERIMQLWAQARARHGGTGDFLFGDWSAADIMFAPVVTRFITYGVPVPPFAAVYMKAVLSHPHVAEWIDQAQDEPWVIEKYETPA; encoded by the coding sequence ATGCTGAAGCTGATCATCGGCAACCGCGCCTATTCAAGCTGGTCGTTCCGCGGCTGGCTTGCCTGCAAGCAGTCGGGCGAGGAGTTCGAGGAACTGGTCGTCCCGATGTTCGATGCCGATTGGGAGAAGCGCCGCGAGGGCGATGAGTTCGCGCCATCGCTCGGCAAGGTACCGATCCTGTGGGACGGCGACTGCGTCGTCTGGGACAGCCTGGCGATCATCGAGTTCCTGGCCGACCGGAATGGGCGCGAGTTGTTCTGGCCGGAGGACGATGGCGCGCGCGGCATGGCGCGCTCAATGGCTGCCGAAATGCACTCCAGCTTTGCCGCGCTTCGCCGTGAGCTGCCGATGAACGTCCGCAAGAGCTTCGCCACGCGCGAGTTCGAGGGCGAAGTTCGCGGCGATATCGAGCGTATCATGCAATTGTGGGCGCAGGCGCGCGCGCGCCACGGCGGGACCGGCGACTTCCTGTTCGGCGACTGGTCGGCCGCCGACATCATGTTCGCACCGGTGGTCACGCGTTTCATTACGTACGGCGTGCCGGTGCCGCCGTTCGCCGCCGTCTACATGAAGGCAGTGCTGTCCCACCCGCATGTCGCCGAATGGATCGACCAAGCGCAGGACGAGCCTTGGGTCATCGAAAAATACGAAACTCCCGCCTGA
- the mltA gene encoding murein transglycosylase A, producing MKTALRALALAATLIVAGCAGPQAPAPTPAPQPVPGETASPVAPPPVTTPQSTQQYANARAAGLTLASPRAFHSDQAIRALQAFRISCPSLIRRQDRSGLARPSDWQAVCSEAARLNPNDAPGFFFHRFDWVRVGDGKAFATGYYEPQIAGSRTRQPGFDVPVYRTPSDLVRCTRPDGGSGRGRITANGTCTLYFTRAEIEDGALAGRGLEIGWAADPVDLFFLQIQGSGQLVAPDGSIIRIGYDNQNGREYVAIGRLLRERGILPLGGADMKAIAAWIRANPDAGRALMRENLSYVFFKELTGAPLGALGLPVTPHATVAADPLFVPLGAPVFLSMERPEASGLWIAQDTGGAIKGANRFDTFWGAGEEATRIAGGMSSPGSALLLLPRGVAARALAQP from the coding sequence GTGAAAACCGCGCTTCGGGCGCTTGCCCTCGCCGCCACGCTGATCGTCGCCGGCTGCGCCGGACCACAGGCACCCGCGCCGACACCGGCACCGCAGCCCGTTCCTGGTGAGACAGCGTCCCCGGTTGCGCCGCCGCCGGTCACGACGCCGCAGTCCACCCAGCAATATGCGAATGCGCGAGCTGCCGGACTGACCCTGGCGTCGCCACGTGCGTTTCATTCCGATCAAGCGATCCGCGCACTTCAGGCGTTTCGCATCAGCTGTCCTTCGCTGATTAGGCGTCAGGACCGGTCAGGGCTGGCGCGGCCCTCCGACTGGCAAGCAGTGTGTTCCGAAGCCGCGAGGCTCAACCCGAACGATGCGCCGGGCTTCTTCTTCCACCGGTTCGACTGGGTGCGCGTTGGCGACGGAAAAGCGTTCGCAACAGGTTATTACGAGCCTCAGATTGCCGGTTCACGAACGCGCCAGCCCGGCTTTGACGTTCCAGTGTACCGCACGCCGTCCGATCTCGTACGCTGCACCCGCCCCGACGGCGGCAGTGGTCGCGGACGCATTACCGCTAATGGCACCTGCACGCTCTATTTCACCCGCGCGGAAATCGAGGACGGCGCTCTTGCGGGCCGCGGTCTGGAGATTGGCTGGGCCGCCGATCCCGTCGACCTGTTCTTCCTCCAGATCCAGGGCTCCGGCCAGCTCGTCGCGCCGGACGGTTCGATTATTCGCATCGGATACGACAACCAGAACGGCCGCGAATATGTCGCCATCGGCCGCCTTCTCCGGGAGCGCGGAATTCTTCCGCTAGGCGGCGCCGACATGAAGGCGATCGCGGCCTGGATCCGCGCCAATCCCGATGCGGGCAGGGCGCTGATGCGCGAAAACCTGTCCTATGTCTTCTTCAAGGAACTGACCGGCGCACCGCTGGGAGCGCTGGGCCTTCCGGTCACCCCGCATGCGACGGTTGCCGCAGATCCGCTCTTCGTGCCGCTGGGCGCTCCCGTTTTCCTGTCCATGGAGCGACCCGAAGCAAGCGGCTTGTGGATCGCGCAGGATACGGGCGGTGCGATCAAGGGCGCGAACCGCTTCGACACCTTCTGGGGCGCCGGGGAAGAGGCAACCCGGATCGCGGGCGGCATGTCCTCGCCCGGATCGGCTCTTCTGCTTCTCCCCAGGGGCGTGGCCGCGCGTGCGCTCGCTCAGCCCTGA
- the yihA gene encoding ribosome biogenesis GTP-binding protein YihA/YsxC, translating to MDETDDLTERARKLFSGPIDFLKSAPGLQFLPDPKVPEIAFAGRSNVGKSSLLNALTNRKGLARTSNTPGRTQELNFFDVGNPPLIRLVDMPGYGFAEAPKDLVKRWRFLVNDYLRGRQVLKRTLVLVDSRHGLKPVDEEIMTMLDKAAASYHLVLTKGDKIKPTELAKVLERTAEQARTHPAAHPTIFTTSSETASGIAELRAAILDAAFA from the coding sequence GTGGATGAGACCGACGATCTCACCGAGCGGGCAAGGAAGCTGTTTTCGGGACCGATCGACTTCCTGAAGTCGGCGCCGGGCCTGCAGTTTCTGCCCGACCCGAAAGTGCCGGAGATCGCCTTCGCCGGAAGATCCAACGTCGGCAAGAGCTCGCTGCTCAACGCGCTGACTAATCGCAAAGGGCTGGCGCGGACGTCGAACACGCCTGGCCGAACGCAGGAACTCAACTTTTTCGACGTCGGCAATCCGCCGCTTATTCGGTTGGTCGACATGCCGGGCTACGGTTTCGCGGAGGCGCCCAAGGATCTGGTGAAACGCTGGCGTTTCCTGGTGAACGATTATCTTCGCGGCCGGCAGGTGCTGAAGCGCACCCTCGTCCTCGTTGATTCTCGCCACGGCCTGAAGCCGGTGGACGAAGAGATCATGACCATGCTCGACAAGGCGGCCGCCAGCTACCACCTCGTGCTCACCAAAGGCGACAAGATTAAGCCCACGGAGCTCGCCAAGGTACTGGAGCGGACGGCCGAGCAGGCGCGCACCCACCCCGCAGCCCACCCGACCATCTTCACCACGTCCAGCGAAACCGCTAGCGGCATCGCCGAACTGCGAGCGGCCATCCTCGACGCTGCTTTCGCCTAG
- a CDS encoding putative bifunctional diguanylate cyclase/phosphodiesterase: MKEGTAQKLSNALLSGAAGFASFVFSLCALLYLTELDQKIFASVTAGIFCLLISYIAAERPNSESARSLSALAERLLAVETGDLVSPAPAIVKRTNPKLASAVDTLFAEVRTSIENAHALGMYDPVTSLPNRLHFRSEADKLLADSGDGAAAMLFVDLDRFKAVNDSLGHARGDQLLIMVANRLRVVLNSEGADRARQRPLLARLAGDEFTMFFPQVASTEEVERVARRVAQVIAEPFELAGHSIDIGASVGVSLKPQHGSSVESLMRSADIAMYRAKSLGGGQHHLFNDQLAAEHHQKVQTEKDLTDAVQRGEFLLVYQPQLSLVTGEMPCAEALLRWNHPTDGLRMPHSFIPIAERTGLIADIGDWVVAEVASTMGSWLREGISRRISFNVSPRQLERFDFFDRLRQLFAEQQVPLSLIELEFTESAAMEASDAVIGEIAALRRDGATICIDDFGTGYSNLARLRSMPLDRVKLDQTLIADIETCDRARVIVQAVIHLIRGVGSQVVAESVETIPQAELLRAMGCDIVQGYVFSKAMVEDEFLDWTANAERGRRSVA; encoded by the coding sequence ATGAAGGAAGGAACAGCGCAGAAATTAAGCAACGCGCTCCTGTCCGGAGCAGCCGGCTTTGCGTCGTTCGTCTTTTCGCTTTGCGCCCTCTTGTACCTGACCGAGCTCGACCAGAAGATTTTCGCTTCGGTCACCGCGGGCATCTTCTGCCTGCTGATCAGCTATATCGCGGCTGAGCGCCCTAACAGTGAAAGCGCCCGGTCGCTGTCCGCCTTGGCCGAGCGGCTGCTTGCAGTGGAGACCGGTGACCTGGTTTCGCCGGCTCCTGCGATCGTGAAGCGGACCAACCCGAAGCTTGCGTCGGCGGTTGACACCCTGTTCGCCGAAGTCCGCACGTCGATCGAGAACGCCCATGCGCTCGGCATGTACGATCCGGTAACCTCGCTTCCGAACCGGCTTCACTTCCGTTCCGAAGCCGACAAGTTGCTGGCCGACAGCGGGGATGGCGCCGCCGCAATGCTGTTCGTCGACCTCGACCGGTTCAAGGCGGTCAACGACAGCCTGGGCCATGCCCGTGGCGACCAGTTGCTGATCATGGTCGCCAATCGTCTTCGAGTGGTGCTGAACTCCGAAGGTGCGGACCGGGCTCGTCAGCGTCCCTTGCTCGCGCGCCTCGCCGGGGATGAGTTCACCATGTTCTTCCCGCAGGTCGCATCGACGGAAGAAGTGGAGCGGGTCGCGCGCCGGGTCGCCCAGGTGATCGCCGAGCCGTTTGAACTAGCCGGCCACAGCATCGACATCGGAGCGTCGGTCGGCGTGTCCTTGAAGCCGCAGCACGGGTCTAGCGTCGAGTCCCTGATGCGGTCGGCCGATATCGCAATGTATCGCGCCAAGTCGCTTGGCGGCGGACAGCATCATCTGTTCAACGACCAGCTGGCGGCCGAACATCACCAAAAGGTGCAGACAGAAAAGGATCTCACCGACGCGGTGCAGCGCGGCGAGTTCCTGCTCGTCTATCAGCCCCAGCTAAGCCTCGTCACCGGCGAAATGCCCTGCGCCGAAGCCTTGCTGCGCTGGAACCATCCAACCGACGGCCTTCGTATGCCGCACAGCTTCATTCCGATCGCCGAGCGCACTGGCCTGATTGCCGACATCGGCGATTGGGTCGTGGCCGAGGTCGCCTCGACTATGGGCTCGTGGCTTCGCGAAGGCATTTCGCGGCGCATTTCATTCAACGTCAGCCCCCGCCAGCTCGAGCGGTTCGATTTCTTCGACCGGCTTCGGCAGCTGTTTGCCGAGCAGCAGGTCCCGCTATCGCTGATCGAGCTGGAATTCACCGAGAGCGCCGCGATGGAAGCGAGCGACGCCGTCATTGGTGAGATTGCCGCATTGCGCCGGGATGGCGCCACCATCTGCATCGACGATTTCGGCACGGGATACTCCAACCTCGCCCGGTTGCGGTCGATGCCGCTCGACCGGGTGAAGCTGGACCAGACGCTGATCGCCGACATCGAGACCTGCGACCGCGCACGAGTGATCGTCCAGGCCGTCATTCACCTCATCCGGGGGGTTGGCAGCCAGGTCGTTGCAGAGTCGGTCGAAACCATTCCCCAGGCCGAATTGCTTCGGGCAATGGGCTGCGACATCGTTCAGGGCTACGTCTTCTCAAAGGCGATGGTGGAAGACGAATTCCTCGACTGGACTGCAAATGCCGAGCGAGGCCGCCGCTCCGTCGCTTAA
- the dapE gene encoding succinyl-diaminopimelate desuccinylase: MSIDPIALARDLINCRSITPATGAVFEVLERALQPFGFEVHRLVSGEAPDGPVENLVALRGSGSPHLGFAGHLDVVPPGEGWSGDPFDARIVDGRLIGRGANDMKSAVAAFAAAASRVEQQAGTVSLLITGDEEGPATFGTPKIIEWLEERSIRPDMIVIGEPTSEAALGDTVKIGRRGSVNMWIEVPGTQGHVAYPHRADNPVPRLARIVAALDALHLDDGSEAFPPSNLEFTDIACPPGATNLIPANASARLNIRFNNLQRGADLVRMVEEVVGSEAPGATVRALISGEAFLTPPGPIYDIVVDAIRAETGVEPKLSTSGGTSDGRFLTALCPVVDFGLPNATMHKVDESVAVADIEKLANIYERVIRSAQA, from the coding sequence ATGTCGATCGACCCCATTGCACTCGCCCGCGACCTGATCAACTGCCGCAGCATCACTCCGGCGACCGGCGCGGTGTTCGAGGTGCTGGAACGGGCATTGCAGCCGTTCGGGTTCGAGGTTCACCGCTTAGTCAGCGGCGAGGCGCCGGACGGGCCGGTGGAGAATCTGGTGGCACTGCGCGGCAGCGGGTCGCCGCACCTGGGCTTTGCCGGTCACCTCGACGTTGTCCCGCCGGGCGAAGGCTGGAGCGGCGATCCGTTCGACGCGCGGATCGTCGACGGTCGCCTGATCGGGCGCGGCGCAAACGACATGAAGAGCGCTGTCGCCGCATTTGCCGCCGCGGCCTCTCGGGTCGAGCAGCAGGCAGGGACCGTCTCCCTCCTCATCACGGGCGACGAAGAAGGTCCTGCCACGTTCGGGACGCCCAAGATCATCGAGTGGCTGGAAGAACGGTCGATCCGCCCGGACATGATCGTCATCGGCGAGCCGACGTCGGAAGCGGCGCTGGGCGATACGGTGAAGATCGGCCGCCGCGGCTCGGTGAACATGTGGATCGAGGTGCCCGGAACGCAGGGTCACGTGGCCTACCCGCACCGCGCGGACAATCCGGTGCCCAGGCTGGCGCGCATCGTTGCCGCGCTCGACGCGCTCCATCTCGACGACGGTAGCGAGGCCTTCCCGCCGTCCAATCTGGAATTCACCGACATCGCCTGCCCGCCTGGCGCGACCAATCTCATTCCGGCCAATGCCTCGGCACGGCTCAACATACGCTTCAACAATCTTCAGCGCGGCGCCGATCTGGTGCGGATGGTAGAGGAGGTCGTCGGCAGCGAAGCGCCGGGTGCCACGGTCCGGGCGCTTATCTCCGGCGAAGCGTTCCTGACTCCACCCGGACCAATCTACGATATTGTCGTCGACGCCATCCGGGCGGAGACGGGGGTCGAGCCCAAGCTGTCCACGAGCGGCGGCACTTCCGACGGGCGCTTCCTGACCGCGCTATGCCCGGTGGTCGACTTTGGCCTGCCGAATGCCACCATGCACAAGGTGGATGAAAGCGTTGCGGTTGCAGACATCGAGAAATTGGCGAACATCTACGAGCGGGTCATTCGCAGCGCCCAGGCCTGA
- a CDS encoding cupin domain-containing protein produces the protein MPKVDLESIAQLNRTGYPAPFNEAVAGRFQRRLSPATGLTDFGVSHVVLKPGAWSSQRHWHNGEDEFLVMLEGEAVLVEDDGPTVLRPGDIAVWPKGSTNGHHLRNESEADCAFIVVGGGVNTGGGYNDIDMLFSPEGTYTHKDGTPYPAKRL, from the coding sequence ATGCCCAAGGTCGACCTTGAAAGCATCGCGCAGCTGAACCGCACGGGATATCCCGCACCGTTCAACGAAGCCGTTGCGGGACGCTTTCAACGCCGCCTTTCCCCCGCCACCGGCCTAACCGATTTCGGGGTGAGCCACGTCGTCCTGAAGCCCGGTGCCTGGTCGAGCCAGCGCCACTGGCACAATGGGGAGGACGAGTTTCTCGTCATGCTGGAGGGAGAGGCGGTTCTCGTCGAAGACGATGGTCCGACCGTCCTGCGCCCGGGCGATATCGCCGTTTGGCCCAAAGGATCGACCAACGGCCATCACCTTAGGAATGAGAGTGAGGCCGACTGCGCCTTCATCGTCGTTGGCGGCGGGGTGAATACCGGCGGCGGCTACAACGACATCGATATGCTGTTCTCGCCCGAAGGCACCTACACGCATAAGGATGGCACGCCTTACCCGGCAAAGCGGCTTTGA
- a CDS encoding Smr/MutS family protein, protein MRSLSPEEQALWAKVAETIRPLSRLPRLEQAADPAPSIPPVRPVVRPAAPTPSLAPRKPSIGATLDGTWDRKLRTGQVTPDRTLDLHGFTLDQAWSAIDGLLEDAVGRGDRVLLLITGHVPKGEPPVARGKIRAAAHDWLAASRHASRIAAVRNAHPRHGGGGSLYIILRRG, encoded by the coding sequence GTGCGCTCGCTCAGCCCTGAGGAACAAGCGCTTTGGGCCAAGGTGGCGGAGACCATTCGGCCTCTCTCCCGCCTTCCTAGGTTAGAGCAAGCGGCCGATCCCGCACCCTCCATTCCTCCCGTTCGGCCAGTTGTACGCCCAGCTGCTCCGACGCCTTCACTGGCCCCACGCAAGCCTTCAATCGGCGCTACGCTCGACGGCACCTGGGACCGCAAGCTTCGCACCGGTCAGGTGACGCCCGACCGCACGCTAGACCTTCATGGTTTCACGCTGGACCAAGCCTGGTCTGCAATCGACGGGTTGCTTGAGGATGCGGTGGGGCGGGGCGACCGTGTCCTGCTCCTGATCACCGGCCATGTCCCAAAGGGCGAGCCACCGGTCGCCCGTGGGAAGATCAGGGCAGCGGCTCACGACTGGCTCGCCGCATCGCGCCACGCTTCGCGCATCGCCGCCGTCCGCAACGCGCACCCGCGCCATGGTGGCGGCGGAAGCCTCTACATCATCCTCCGCCGCGGCTAG